In Euwallacea fornicatus isolate EFF26 chromosome 2, ASM4011564v1, whole genome shotgun sequence, one genomic interval encodes:
- the LOC136348719 gene encoding inhibitor of Bruton tyrosine kinase, which produces MIKMNKQPQTAPCCTSRCQSSQHGDSITAAITKRSVTDSDLSSYLTYTCCCCESVKDSVGRTALHVAAACGRSGLVSWLVNNRHANINVKDKESGYTALHRSIFYGKIDTVVELIKLGANGTLQDANSLTYLEHAMIDRFCPPDSTFSSGELFTWGANSNNSLGSQLPRTVPESMDIFHKEYSNENVWQVFIGQFHSVILTESGSVYSCGHGQGGRLGLGVQHSEVIPKPIKFPAAMNVPHFSEKIQIISCSIARDHSVFLASSGELYSCGLNKHRVLGIAPPPAELLVPKILKHLADNSSQVATGNYHSLVWNKSGIYTWGLNAGQLGHQLVNPSDKYILTSKKVTCINYKQSTIKLVCASTGATVVYTKKGDVYILHEYQCRKIASRQLNLVEIAVIGGNLNHSLDPELSNKNRELKVAALTSTGRLLLWQESDPVLRRCVFSINRSLNIIQVGLNINNILFVTKEGEAFKGEARPRKKKTGDKEKSDKSFKSSFHKFIDRYECISVKLERIPRVHRAVWIQSDPKGHNYAIIQDRPYKYFTPCDITASTMSENMSDLLTTADVCDGIADIEFNISGRRFPAHKYVLASRSQYFMNLFNKNHNSIMEFKGYQPAIFEEFLKYIYTGNSELIELGDLKNEALLRLCQKPVKENDKENDAIVQCQDENNLSAFEYYSTMEDQPTNNVKKLENPVRMLHEMAKRFEVVTLQKILSNLDMVKCSVRVKKGKKEVGKSPIIFSKSLCPELCDVEIRCKDNRVLKAHKCILSARVDYFGNMFSARWGGDVTSKMTMLYSKSVVEALLEFIYTDSLDRLDEKDMDQLFKIIILADQFFVDRLKEQCENILSNLLTIKNAVQLLALADAYNADGLKTNCFEFMHQNMPSFLELRLLDDLDSSLLKELSEFYQIRRRLDCRVITPYSTAVSDEEIAAISSMYPTDITEKKDKIGGKQKMSNSSKKRSRTHKSSASEKILPEPLEKEAVQVINNNLSTSKFSSEPEEGNLSKNPLSARVKSIVVVNNLGLYDEEFEEDFTPLQRTSDYGNPNASFGDFPLLNSPPKQPGFYSKPQHKLEMKTKVVKLSQKQRKRLSSESSNIVPASSPNQAENAKNPWKILPDPVSPVNSPPTNNFETIISNERKQKENLVKITSKQLVYTQIEDKAIDELKKFYNVDNIEDEVITIERVSMGAVALPVWVPKTK; this is translated from the exons ATGATTAAA ATGAACAAACAACCACAAACTGCCCCTTGTTGCACAAGTCGGTGTCAATCTAGTCAACATGGAGACTCCATCACTGCTGCTATCACCAAGAGATCTGTCACTGATAGTGACTTATCATCATACTTAACTTATACTTGTTGCTGTTGTGAGTCTGTTAAAGATTCAGTTGGAAGAACAGCTCTACATGTTGCTGCTGCTTGTGGCAGGTCTGGCCTGGTATCATGGCTTGTCAATAATCGGCATGCCAATATTAATGTGAAAGATAAAGAATCTGGATATACCGCTTTGCACAGAAGcatattttatggaaaaattgacACAGTTGTTGAGTTAATTAAGCTAG GAGCTAATGGGACACTGCAAGATGCAAACAGCCTGACTTACCTTGAGCATGCAATGATAGATAGATTTTGCCCCCCTGACTCGACGTTTTCTAGTGGAGAACTTTTCACTTGGGGGGCAAATTCTAACAATTCTCTTGGTTCACAGCTACCGCGAACAGTACCTGAAAGTAtggatatttttcataaagaatattcaaatgaaaatgtatGGCAAGTTTTCATTGGTCAATTTCACAGTGTGATTCTTACAGAGTCtg gtTCGGTTTATAGTTGTGGCCACGGTCAGGGTGGGAGATTAGGTTTGGGAGTACAACATTCTGAAGTGATTCCTAAACCAATTAAATTTCCTGCCGCTATGAACGTACCTCATTTCAGTgagaaaatacaaattattagCTGTAGTATAGCCAGAGATCACAGTGTATTTTTGGCATCCAGTGGGGAG cTGTACTCGTGCGGATTAAACAAACATAGGGTTCTAGGTATTGCACCGCCTCCAGCTGAATTACTAGTCCCTAAAATACTAAAACATTTAGCCGATAATTCCTCACAAGTTGCTACCGGCAACTATCATTCCTTAGTTTGGAACAAATCTG GCATTTATACCTGGGGCCTTAATGCAGGCCAGTTGGGCCATCAACTCGTAAATCCTTCagataaatacattttaactTCTAAAAAAGTTACTTGCATTAATTACAAGCAGAGTACCATCAAGTTGGTATGCGCTAGTACTGGAGCCACTGTTGTCTATACTAAAAAAGGGGATGTTTATATCCTTCATGAATACCAATGTAGGAAAATAGCTTCAAG ACAACTGAATTTGGTAGAAATAGCTGTGATTGGTGGAAACTTAAATCATTCTTTAGACCCAGAActgtcaaataaaaatagagaattaaaagtTGCCGCGTTGACCAGCACTGGCAGATTACTTTTGTGGCAGGAGTCAGACCCCGTTCTACGCAGATGCGTTTTCTCTATTAATAGATCTCTGAATATAATTCAAGTTGGTctcaatataaataatattctatTTGTTACCAAAGAGGGAGAAGCGTTTAAAGGGGAAGCTAGGCCGAGGAAGAAAAAGACTGGGGATAAGGAAAAATCCGATAAGAGTTTCAAGAGcagttttcataaatttatagACAGATACGAATGCATTTCTGTAAAACTCGAGAGAATTCCACGAGTTCATAGAGCCGTTTGGATTCAGAGTGATCCAAAGGGGCATAATTATGCGATTATTCAG GACCGGCCGTACAAGTATTTCACCCCATGTGACATTACTGCATCTACAATGTCGGAAAATATGAGCGACTTACTAACAACAGCCGATGTCTGTGATGGCATCGCAGATATAGAATTCAACATTTCCGGGAGACGGTTTCCCGCTCACAAATACGTTTTAGCCTCGCGAAGTCaatatttcatgaatttatttaataaaaaccataACTCGATAATGGAGTTTAAGGGATACCAGCCAGCCATAttcgaagaatttttaaaatacatttatacCGGCAATAGTGAGCTCATCGAATTGGgcgatttgaaaaatgaagcaCTTTTGCGTTTGTGCCAGAAGCCCGTAAAAGAAAATGACAAAGAAAACGATGCGATAGTTCAGTGTCAAGATGAAAATAATCTGTCCGCTTTCGAATATTATTCGACAATGGAAGACCAGCCCACGAACAATGtgaaaaagttggaaaatcCTGTAAGAATGTTGCATGAAATGGCCAAGCGATTTGAAGTGGTAACGCTGCAAaaaattttgagcaatttaGATATGGTCAAGTGCAGTGTAAGAgttaaaaaagggaaaaaggaAGTCGGGAAATCTCCGATTATTTTCAGTAAGAGTTTGTGTCCTGAACTGTGCGATGTAGAAATTAGGTGCAAGGATAATAGGGTGTTGAAAGCTCATAAGTGCATTTTATCAGCCAGAGTGGATTATTTTGGGAATATGTTTTCAGCCAGATGGGGAGGG GATGTAACCTCGAAGATGACCATGCTCTACTCCAAATCGGTTGTAGAAGCCTtgcttgaatttatttataccgATTCCTTGGACCGCCTAGACGAGAAGGACATGGATCAACTGTTCAAAATCATAATCCTCGCTGATCAGTTCTTCGTCGACAGGCTAAAAGAGCAatgcgaaaatattttatccaATTTACTTACCATCAAGAACGCCGTACAGCTATTGGCACTTGCCGATGCATACAACGCAGACGGTTTAAAAACTAATTGTTTCGAGTTTATGCATCAAAACATGCCGTCGTTCTTAGAGTTGAGACTTCTCGACGATCTTGATTCGTCACTATTGAAAGAGCTCTCCGAGTTTTATCAAATCAGGAGACGCCTGGACTGCAGAGTTATCACTCCTTATTCCACTGCAGTTTCAGATGAGGAGATTGCGGCGATTAGCTCAATGTATCCTACGGatattacagaaaaaaaagacaagaTTGGCGGTAAACAGAAGATGTCTAACTCTAGTAAAAAGCGGTCTCGGACTCATAAAAGCAGCGCTTCTGAGAAAATTCTGCCAGAGCCCCTGGAAAAAGAAGCTGTTCAAGTTATCAATAACAATCTATCGACATCGAAATTTTCTTCAGAACCAGAAGAAGGGAATTTGTCGAAAAATCCTCTATCTGCTCGAGTGAAGTCAATAGTAGTAGTCAATAATTTAGGTTTGTATGACGAAGAATTCGAGGAGGATTTCACGCCTCTGCAAAGGACATCGGATTATGGAAATCCAAACGCATCTTTTGGGGATTTTCCGTTGCTGAACAGTCCTCCAAAACAACCGGGATTTTATAGTAAGCCCCAACATAAATTGGAAATGAAAACGAAGGTTGTTAAATTGTCGCAGAAGCAACGAAAGAGGTTATCTTCAGAGAGCAGTAATATTGTTCCTGCAAGTTCTCCAAATCAAGCAG AAAACGCTAAAAATCCATGGAAGATTCTTCCAGATCCGGTTTCTCCGGTAAATTCACCCCCCaccaataattttgaaaccaTCATCTCTAATGAGCgaaaacaaaaggaaaatttggtCAAGATAACTAGTAAGCAACTGGTTTATACTCAg ATTGAAGATAAAGCCATTGACGAATTGAAGAAATTCTATAATGTGGACAATATCGAAGATGAAGTTATAACCATTGAACGAGTATCAATGGGTGCAGTAGCGTTACCAGTGTGGGTGCcgaaaactaaataa